Proteins encoded in a region of the Triticum dicoccoides isolate Atlit2015 ecotype Zavitan chromosome 3A, WEW_v2.0, whole genome shotgun sequence genome:
- the LOC119270721 gene encoding pentatricopeptide repeat-containing protein At1g11290, chloroplastic-like, producing the protein MPLPPPGIILRDARTPRGFVQLLASSSPLPPGPSAAAQCHGLATKLGLAASNVFAGTALLAFYCRCRRPGDARRLFDEMPERSGVTWSALVYGHARSSAPGLAVEAFGSMVRAGFSPTAAAVSSALVACARMEDARVGAMIHAAGLKCGGSVCDSVVVGTALVDMYAKCRDVSAAQRVLEEMEEKNVATFTALLGGFASAGRPCEAMVLVREMEQSGVAPNMMTYSSLLSSFESHQDLDHGRQTHCAVVKKGLEHNPYVLSTLMTMYSKCGSLDDFREVQMSVSCQDQVTLNSVISGLSCLGRGDEAFQQFLEMRRHGADTDMFTFGSMLKAIGSSSSLLEGRQVHALILKTGYESDVNVQNGLISMYARRGEIGEARDVFAWVEAPDLVSWNSLLTGYAQHGYGKAVVEVFEQMRRLHVQPDNTTFLLVLTACSHAGLVDTGLEYFNLMKTNGFLAEARLEHYACVVDLLGRAGHLQEAEALINDMPIEPGVSVYRALLSACQIHGNLEIAIRVSTRLIELYPHDSSAHVQLSKVFAGDGHWGDAAEVREAMAGKGIVKNPAWSCVEDRVQVG; encoded by the coding sequence ATGCCTCTGCCTCCCCCCGGCATCATCCTTCGCGACGCGCGGACGCCGCGGGGGTTCGTCCAGCTcctcgcctcctcctccccgctTCCGCCGGGCCCGTCCGCCGCGGCGCAGTGCCATGGGCTGGCCACCAAGCTCGGCCTCGCGGCCAGCAACGTCTTCGCGGGCACCGCCCTCCTCGCCTTCtactgccgctgccgccgcccgggCGACGCCCGGCggctgttcgacgaaatgcctgAGAGGAGCGGCGTCACCTGGAGCGCGCTCGTCTACGGCCACGCGCGGTCCAGCGCGCCCGGCCTCGCCGTGGAGGCGTTCGGAAGCATGGTGCGCGCCGGCTTCTCCCCCACGGCGGCGGCCGTGTCCAGCGCCCTTGTCGCGTGCGCAAGGATGGAGGACGCCCGCGTCGGGGCGATGATCCACGCCGCTGGCCTCAAGTGCGGCGGCAGCGTCTGTGACAGCGTCGTCGTCGGGACTGCGTTGGTGGACATGTACGCCAAATGCCGTGATGTTTCGGCTGCTCAGCGGGTTCTTGAGGAGATGGAAGAGAAGAATGTGGCCACTTTTACGGCTCTTCTGGGCGGGTTTGCCTCAGCCGGAAGACCTTGCGAGGCCATGGTGTTGGTCAGGGAGATGGAACAGTCGGGGGTGGCACCAAACATGATGACATACAGCAGTCTTCTCAGCTCATTCGAGAGCCACCAGGACCTAGACCATGGGAGGCAAACACATTGTGCGGTGGTAAAGAAGGGTCTCGAGCACAATCCGTATGTTCTGTCCACTCTTATGACCATGTACTCCAAGTGTGGCAGCTTAGATGATTTCAGGGAGGTACAGATGAGTGTTTCGTGTCAGGATCAGGTCACGCTCAATTCCGTGATCTCGGGGCTCTCCTGTTTGGGAAGAGGCGACGAGGCGTTTCAGCAGTTCTTGGAGATGAGACGGCATGGCGCTGACACAGATATGTTCACCTTTGGCAGCATGCTGAAGGCTATAGGGAGCTCATCCTCACTGCTGGAGGGAAGACAAGTCCATGCTCTGATCCTCAAAACTGGGTATGAGTCTGATGTGAATGTCCAGAATGGACTGATTTCCATGTACGCCAGGCGTGGCGAGATAGGGGAAGCCAGGGATGTTTTCGCTTGGGTGGAAGCGCCTGACTTGGTCTCCTGGAATTCGCTTCTGACAGGATATGCTCAACATGGTTATGGCAAAGCGGTGGTTGAGGTGTTTGAACAGATGAGGAGACTGCATGTTCAGCCAGACAACACAACCTTCTTGCTGGTGCTTACAGCTTGCAGCCACGCCGGTTTGGTGGATACAGGGTTGGAGTACTTCAACCTGATGAAGACAAACGGGTTTCTCGCAGAGGCACGGCTAGAGCACTACGCGTGCGTGGTCGATCTTCTTGGACGAGCAGGCCATCTCCAAGAAGCCGAGGCTTTGATCAACGACATGCCTATTGAACCTGGCGTCTCGGTGTACAGAGCTCTGCTTAGTGCCTGCCAGATCCACGGCAACCTTGAGATTGCGATCCGGGTGTCCACGCGCCTGATCGAGCTCTACCCTCACGACTCCTCTGCCCATGTTCAGCTGTCAAAGGTCTTTGCCGGTGATGGCCACTGGGGTGATGCTGCCGAGGTCAGGGAGGCCATGGCAGGTAAAGGGATAGTGAAGAACCCTGCTTGGAGCTGTGTTGAGGACCGGGTACAGGTTGGATAA